In Actinomycetota bacterium, the genomic window GCGCATGATAGATTCCCCATTCCACCCCTGACAAGGCATTTCTCTCGCTGACCCGCGGTCATGACCGGCGTCCACCTCGCCCATCACCTCAGCACGCCGCTGCATCCGCGAGCCCGGGAAGCCTTCCTGGAAGCCCTGGACACCTGGGGGGATCCCATGTCCCCGCTGACGCCGGGACGGGAAGCCCGGGCAGTCCTGGAGGCGGCCCGGGAGCAGGTCGCGCTGGCCCTGGGGGTGCAGCCGGACGAGATCGTCCTGACCTCCG contains:
- a CDS encoding aminotransferase class V-fold PLP-dependent enzyme, coding for MTGVHLAHHLSTPLHPRAREAFLEALDTWGDPMSPLTPGREARAVLEAAREQVALALGVQPDEIVLTSGGTESISLGLIGAALGRRDRPCCSPPSSTPRFVDTLEHLVTSMARLRPT